A stretch of DNA from Halobacteriovorax sp. JY17:
TCACATTTTTAAATGCTGAAGTTGCAGGTTGTAATGCCGTTGCTAATATTGCAGAAGTTGGTGATAGCTCAGTAACAATAGCTTCAACTCATATTAAGCAAGCTTGTTCTGCTCTTAAAAATAGCGATAAGTTTAAAATGAATGTTCTTCAAGTTATCTCAGGTGTTGATTACCTTGAAGAAAAAGAAATTGAAATCAATTACATCATGGCGAGCTTCATCGAAAATACAGAGCTAATTTTAAAGGCCCGAGTTCCAAGAGGGGATGACAATAATCTTCCTTCTGTTGAGAGCGTTTGCGATATATGGAAATCTGCAAATTACCTAGAGCGTGAAACTTATGACATGCTTGGTGTAGTTTTTGAAAACCATCCTGATCATAGAAGAATTCTCTGCCCTGATGATTGGGAAGGTTATCCACTAAGAAAAGATTATGTCGTTCAAGAAAAATATATGGATATGCTTGTTAATCCTCCAGAGAAAATTAATAGAGATGATATTGAATTCTTTGCAAAGATGAGAATCAATCACGAAGATCCAACACAAGTTTCTGGTTCATGGGTTGATGATCATGCATGGATCGATCAAGACTTAGCCAATAAAGCTAAGGATAGAGTTGCTGAAATTAAGGCAGCAAAGAAAGCTAAGACTGATTCAGCAGACTCAGCCGAAGAGAAGGGAGAGTAAGATGGATATTTCTAAACAAGAAAAACTTCACACTGATCTTCTAACTCTTAATATGGGTCCTCAGCATCCGGCGACCCACGGGGTTCTTAGAGTTGAAATTAAAACGGATTCAGAAATAATTGCAGATGCTATTCCACATCTTGGATATCTTCACAGATGTAAAGAGAAGCATTCTGAATTTCTAGATTATAGAGGAATCATTCCTTATACAGATAGAATGGATTATCTTGCTGCAATGAATATGGAGCATGGTTACTGTCTAGCTATTGAAAAAATGCTTGGAACTGAAGTTCCTAAGAGAGCAGAGTATATAAGAGTTATGATGGCCGAGATGCAGAGAATTGCCTCTCACTTAATGTTCTTTGGAACATATGCCATTGACCTTGGAGCCTTTTCTCCATTCCTATACGCTTTCCAAGATAGAGAATTTATCCTTAGAATTTTTGAAGAACTTTCAGGAGCGAGGCTTCTTTATAACTATATCTGGATTGGTGGAGTTTGGACTGACATCAATGATTCTCAATTAAAGAGAATTGAAGACTTCTTAGTAGAGCTTGAAGAGAATGTTAAAAAGTACCACGCTCTAGTAGGTGAGAACTCAATCTTCATTGGAAGAACTGCAAATGTAGGCGTGATCTCAAAAGAAACTGCTTACGAATTTGGAGCTACAGGTCCTGTTCTGAGAGGTTCTGGAATTGACTGGGATCTAAGAAAGAAGAGACCATACTCGATCTATGAAGAATTTGATTTTAATACAGTTGTTGGTGAAGGTATTAAGGGTCAAGTTGGGGACTGCTGGGATCGTTATTACGTAAGAATAATGGAAATCTTTGAATCAATTAAAATTGTTCGCCAGTGTCTTGAAGGAATTGAGGAAGGTCCTATTATGGGGAAAGTTCCAAAAGTTCTAAAAGTACCAAAAGGTGAAGTCTACATGAGAACTGAGTGCCCAAGAGGTGAGCTTGGTTACCACATTGTTGCAGATGGAACTAAGAATCCTTATAGGGTTAAAGTTAAGTCATCATGTTTTACTCACGTATCAATGCTACCTGTAATGGCCCCTGGTCAGATGATTGCTGACTTTGTTGCTTCAATTGGTTCAATTGATATCGTTCTTGGAGAGGTTGACCGATGAATACAACAACATTTACTACAACAAGACAACCGGAGCCTCTTACTTTTAAGAAGTGGTTCTTAAATATTTACAATGCTGTGAGAACTGTATCAGCTGGTATGGGAATTACTCTTAAGTATGTTTATGGTGTAAAGCCTGTGACTATTGAGTATCCAGAAGTTAGAGAAATTCTTCCTGAAAACTCAAGATCAAGACTCTTTAATGATGCTGAAAATTGTATTAGTTGTTACCAGTGTGCGGTAGCCTGTCCTGTTGATTGTATTTATATTACAGCAACGAAGAGAGATAAGGACGCACCAAAGCTTAAGGCATCAAATGGTAATCCAATTAGATTAGATCTTCATCAATATACAATTGATACAGCACTTTGTTGTTACTGCGGACTTTGTACGACAGTTTGTCCTACTGAGTGTCTAACACATACAACTGATTATGAATTCGCCCAATACACGCTTGATTCAATGAAGTATGACTACCTTGCTACGGATATTAGAGCTTGGCGTGATAGAATTGTGAAATAAGTTTAGTATAAAATTTAAAATAGAATCTAAGGCCTTCAAATTTGAAGGCCTTTTTTGTGTAAACTTTCTTCGTTAAATAATCCTAATTATTCCTAACAGAACCATAACTGTAATGATGAAAGAGTGAGTGGTAATTAAGTCTCAATCAATAATTTTGTCCTAAGGAGACTCTATGAAATTTCTAGTAGCACTTTTCTTATTATCAACTCTAGCTGTTAGCGCTAATACTGTGGAATCAATTTACCAAGTAGATTCTGCTCTTCACCCGCTTTTAAAAGTTGAAGTTGCACAGGCATTAACTGATAAGTTTAATTGCATTAATCCATACGGAATTAAAGAAGTTGAGACGGTAGTTGAAGTTGATCGTGTTGACCAAGGTGTTGTTGACTATTACTACACAACGACTTTTTCTGTAAATTATACTTATGATTATCACCCAAATAGCACGAGGGTAGTAGTTAGAAGTGCTAAGTACGCAGGATCAAATCCAACAGTTAAGTGGACTGATATCGAATCGATTGAAGGGCACATTCTTTGTGATTAATTAAATTTTAAATAGTTAAGTTCCTAAGCCCCTTTTATAAGGGGCCCTAATCCTAAAAAAATTACTAATATGAACTAGAGTTTTGACTTTTTTTTATAGGTCTTGATATGACCAAAGAAAAGGGGAAATTATATGAGAACTTTGCTTCTAATAGTACTGTCAGTAATTAGTATTAACGCAAATGCGTATTATACTTCAAGAGCAAATTGCTTTTTAATAAGTGGTGCAAAGGCACAGTGTGAGGCTTGTAATTTCGCTTCATATAGACCACTTCGTTGTTCTTTAAATATCAACGGAAGAACGAGTTACGGTTATAATTTTAGCGGTGTTCAGCATGGTGTGATTATGCCTGGTCAATGTATGAGAGGGTTTGTTTTTGCGAATAATCCTTATATGGATCCACTTATTGGAGCTAACGCAAGCGTTACTTGTAGATAAAAAAGGAGCTTTAAAAGCTCCTTTAAGGAATTTGTATTTTGTATTAAATTCTATTGATTAAGATGCTCGTACTTTTCATTAGTCAAAGTGTGCAAGAATGCAATGATGTCATCTTCTTCTGCATCAGTAAGTCCCGTTTCTGGATTAATGGTCCCTGCAACATCTCTTGTATTGCAAAAGTGAACTACTGTCTTATTTTCTCTCTAGAAGTATTCCCTTTAGATAATCTCCCTCGGGAAATCCTCCAAGTGAAATACAATCTTCTTCCATTCTAAGCCCTTTACAAACTTTTAAAGAGCTTGCATGAGCAAGTTGTTCAATTCTTTCATTGAACTTTCTTCTTAGAACATGATGAGTATTGATAAAGGCAACAATTCTACCTTTCTCACTTAAGCACTCTTCCATCATAGGGATTAATTTATCGTAGCTCTTAAGTGCGCTTTGACTCTTTTTCCCATCGCTCGAAAAGCTTGGAGGAT
This window harbors:
- a CDS encoding NADH-quinone oxidoreductase subunit D → MDISKQEKLHTDLLTLNMGPQHPATHGVLRVEIKTDSEIIADAIPHLGYLHRCKEKHSEFLDYRGIIPYTDRMDYLAAMNMEHGYCLAIEKMLGTEVPKRAEYIRVMMAEMQRIASHLMFFGTYAIDLGAFSPFLYAFQDREFILRIFEELSGARLLYNYIWIGGVWTDINDSQLKRIEDFLVELEENVKKYHALVGENSIFIGRTANVGVISKETAYEFGATGPVLRGSGIDWDLRKKRPYSIYEEFDFNTVVGEGIKGQVGDCWDRYYVRIMEIFESIKIVRQCLEGIEEGPIMGKVPKVLKVPKGEVYMRTECPRGELGYHIVADGTKNPYRVKVKSSCFTHVSMLPVMAPGQMIADFVASIGSIDIVLGEVDR
- a CDS encoding NADH-quinone oxidoreductase subunit C codes for the protein MHNEIVTFLNAEVAGCNAVANIAEVGDSSVTIASTHIKQACSALKNSDKFKMNVLQVISGVDYLEEKEIEINYIMASFIENTELILKARVPRGDDNNLPSVESVCDIWKSANYLERETYDMLGVVFENHPDHRRILCPDDWEGYPLRKDYVVQEKYMDMLVNPPEKINRDDIEFFAKMRINHEDPTQVSGSWVDDHAWIDQDLANKAKDRVAEIKAAKKAKTDSADSAEEKGE
- a CDS encoding 4Fe-4S binding protein, which produces MNTTTFTTTRQPEPLTFKKWFLNIYNAVRTVSAGMGITLKYVYGVKPVTIEYPEVREILPENSRSRLFNDAENCISCYQCAVACPVDCIYITATKRDKDAPKLKASNGNPIRLDLHQYTIDTALCCYCGLCTTVCPTECLTHTTDYEFAQYTLDSMKYDYLATDIRAWRDRIVK